A region of the Arthrobacter sp. FW306-07-I genome:
GGGCTGCAACGGCCACGGCGAGCCCCGGAATGAACAGCAGAACCAGTGCGAGGAGAAACTGCGGTACTGCGTCAAACCAGGACAAGAATCCTCCGAAAAGTTACCGGCACGCGGGCCGAAGCGGCACCTCGTACCGCTGATTGTCAAACAAAATCTGCAAGCAGCTGATGACCTGCTGCGAATTGCGCCCGTCAGGCTCTCAGGATCGAGACAGCCTCGTGAATGGGTCCATCAAATTTCACGTTACCGTGCTCCATCAGGATTCCCCGGTCACAGATGCGGGAAACCAGATCCAGGTCGTGGCTCACCACAACGAGTGTCTTTCCCTCGTGCGCCAGTTCCTGGATCTTGTCGATGCACTTACGCTGGAAAGGCTCGTCACCGACCGCGAGGATCTCATCGATCAGGAAGACTTCCGGGTCTGTATGCACTGCGACCGAAAAAGCCAGGCGAAGGTACATCCCGGAAGAGTAGAACTTAACCTCGGTGTCGATGAACTGGCCGATTTCGGAAAATTCGACAATATCGTCGAATCTCTCGTTGATCTGCTGTTCCGTCATTCCCAGAATGGCACCGTTGAGGAACACGTTGTCCCGCCCGGAGAGGTCGGGGTGGAACCCGGCGCCTACTTCGATGAGTCCCGCAACCCGGCCCCTCGTCTTTACCGTCCCCGTGTCTGGAAGCATGACGCCCGAAATATGCTTGAGCAGAGTGGACTTGCCTGAACCGTTCAGGCCCAGGAGCGCCACCGTTTCCCCCGCTTCGATGTCAACAGAAACGTTTTTGAGGGCGTGGAACTTCTCGGACAAATCCCCCTTGCGGCCCTTCAAAAGCCAAACGACGGCTTCCTTGATGGACCGGGTATGGCGCAGGACAAACTGCTTGCTGATATCGGAAACTTCGATTGCCTTAACCACTTAGAGCTCCTGCGCGAAACGGCCCTCAAGGCGCCGGAAGGTGAATTGGCCCAGCAGGAGGATGGCAAGGGCCACGCCGAGCCCAACGAAGAGCCAGAGACTGAAGAGATTCGGTGGCATGGCGACCGATCCGTCCGTTGTGGGGAACCAAAAGGCGTAGTGGAACAGTTCCACTCCAATCGTGATCGGGTTTGCCTGGTAGACGGCGAACCACCCTGGGCCAAGCTTCTCCTGGACCATGGACCACGCATACATCACAGGGGAAGCCCAAGTGGCAATCATCAGGAGCATGTCCACCAGGTTCTCGGAGTCGCGGAAGTAGACGTTGGCCGCCCCGAACAGCAGACCGAGTCCCGTTGCGAGCAGAGCCACGATAACGAAACCCGCAACCGCAGCCAGCAATTGAACGAGGTTGGGATGCCAGCCGGCCAGGACACACCCTATGACCAGCACCACCAGCTGCGGGAAGAAGTGCACGGCCGACACCCAGACGGAAGCAACGGGAAAGAGCTCGCGCGGAAGATAGATCTTCTTGATGAGGTTTCCGTTATTGACTATCGACCGTGCGGCGTTGCCCAGGGCCTCGGTGAAGAAGTTAATCAGGACGATGCCAGAGAACAGGTAGACCGCATAGTTGGAAAGCCCTTCCGGGTTCCGCGCACTCCGTTCAAGGCCGAGGAAAACCCCCAGGGCCACGTAGAAGACAATGAACTGCACTCCCGGCTTCACGTATGACCAGAGGAGTCCCAGCACAGATCCCCGGTAACGCACCTTGAGTTCCTTGCGGACCAGCAGCTTCAGCAGGAAGCCGGACTGCCTGATGTCCCGCAGGCCACCGCCCAGTCCGGGAGTAGTTAGCTCACCGGACGCAATTGCGCTCACTTGATCTCGTTCTGCGTGTGTTGCTCGAACGTCTTCCTCCAAGACTCCATGGAGGTCAGCTCCGAAACGGCGGCTTTGTACTTCTTACTGAGGGCAGGCCACTCCTTCAGCAGTGCAGAGTGGAGCTTGGCACTTTCGGCCAGCATCTTCCTCAGCTGCTTGGGATCACGCCGGTACCAGGAAGCTCCTGTGCCTTCGGCGTTGGACACAACAGCGCTGTCATACTGCGCCATCCGCCACCACCGGTTGTCCTGGTGCGCAACTGTGGTCTGCGGCCGTTCGGCGTTGGTGCCCTTGACCGGGCTCGCGAGTTGCCGAACGACAGTCTTGGCCGCCCATGGCAAGAGAGTCAGCTTCCGTGGCTGTGACGGTCCGTGGCCCCGGCGTGGAGGTTTGTCCATTTTGGGTGCGGGGAAGTCATCAGGATCGGGCCGGAAGACCGCGTCAGAGTGTGCAGACATCATGCTGCGGATCTGCGGCAGCTTGGCGGACAGCAGCCCTGGCAAGGCATCCGGGCCCTTCAGCACATCTTCCAATGCCCACTGCCGGCCCTGCGCTGTGGCGTACTGCATCGATACGAGGTGCTTAACGTCGGCGTACTGCGACTCCTTGATGACCCTGCCGCCGAACTCGTAGGGGCTGTGCAGGAGCGCGGCCACTACCCGGTTGCGGGCGTGGAAGTAGGCCTGCCAGCCGACAAGGTCGTCCTTGTCGATCCACGAAACATGCCAAACGGCTGAACCAGGCAGGGACACCGTCGGGTAGCCGGCGGCCTTGGCCCGCAACCCGTATTCGGAATCGTCCCACTTGATGAACAGCGGGAGTGACAGCCCGATTTCACGGATTACCTGGGTGGGGATGAGGCACATCCACCAGCCGTTGTAATCGACGTCGCACCGCCGGTGCAGCCAGGGGGTCTGGCGAAGGTTGGACGACAGGAAGTCGTGGCCCAGGATCATGTCCTCGCTGGGGAGCGACGGCTGGAACCGGTAAGGATTGACCACCTCGCCGAAGGTATGCAGCACGGTGCGGTTGTACAGGTCGAACATATGGCCGCCGACGAGGGTCGGCGTCTTGCACCGGTCCGCGAAAGTCAGCAGGCGAATGATGCTCTCCGGTTCGACAACCACGTCATCGTCCATCAGCAGGGCGTAGTCGCTGCCGTTCTCTACAGCTTCAAACATGCCGCGGGCGAACCCGCCTGAGCCACCCAGGTTGGACTGGTTGATGATGCGCAGCTTGCCGTTCAGGGACCGCTTAACCTCATCGAAGCCCGCTGCGTCGGCAAGCTTCTGCGTCCCTTGGTCCACAATCAGGATTTCCTGCACGTGGGCAAGTGCTTCTTCGCTTTCGGCAAGGAGGCGCAGGTTGTTCAGGCAGAAGTCCGTCTTGTTCAGGGTGGTGATTTGGAGCGTAACTGACCCCGGCGTCGTTTCGACCGCCGCTCCCTGCCACTCGGCGTCGAGCATAATCAACGGCTCTGTACCCGCAAGCAGGTCAAACCAGTACCATCCGCCATCACCGAAAGGCGCGAGCGAAAGCTCAAAGGTGCTTTCCGCCGTGCCTTCAACTCTCCGGGTGTCCACCCGCTGCAGGGACCCGCGCGCATTCGACTTGTAGACGATGACGGAGCCGGCCCCTTGGGTCCGGACCTGCAACCGGACCTTGTCCACCGTGGTCCACCGCCGCCAGTAACTGGCCGGGAAGGCGTTGAAGTAGGAACCGAAGGACACCCGCTCGCCTGAGCGGACAGACGTTGAGTGGCGTGAAAGGAAGTCTTCCACGTGCGCTTCCTTGGTGGGGCTGCTGATGGTCCGGGCCTTGTTCGCCTTCCCGTCCCGGTCCCCGGCAGTAGGCAGTTGGATACCGGTAGCGGTGCCCATATCCATGTACAGGGGCACCGTATCCATCTGGCTCGCGCTGGGCAGGATCACGCGCTGAAGCGTCTGCCACGCCTGCTGGGTTTTGGCCGTATCAGTCTTCACGGACTTCTTCGTCTTGTTGTCGGTAGGCACGCTCATGCGTCAACTCCCCCGCTTTCAAGCTGTACGCCGCTTTCGAAGTGCGGCCTGATCTTGTTATCGAACATGCTCAGCGCGGACCCGATGGCCATGTGCATGTCCAGGTACTTGTAGGTGCCCAGCCGGCCGCCGAACAGGACGTCCTTCTCGGCCGCTGCCAGGTCGCGGTACTTGAGCAGGCGCTCCCTGTCCGCGGAGGTGTTGACCGGGTAGTAGGGCTCGTCGCCCTTTTCGGCGAAGCGGGAGAACTCACGCATGATGACCGTTTTTTCGGTCTGGTAGTCGCGCTCCGGGTGGAAGTGCCGGGGCTCGATGATGCGGGTGTAAGGAACGTCGGCGTCGTTGTAGTTCACGACGGACGTGCCCTGGAAGTCGCCCATCTCCAGGACTTCTTCCTCGAAGTCGATGGTGCGCCAGGACAGGTCTCCCTCGGCGTAGTCGAAGTACCGGTCAACCGGCCCTGTGTATACGACCGGGATATTGCCCACTACCTTGTTTTTGCTGTACTCGTGGGATTCGTCGAAGAAGTCCGTGTTGAGCCGCACCTCGATGTGGGGGTGCTCCGCCATCTTTTCGATCCATGCGGTGTAGCCGTTGGTCGGCAAGCCCTCGTACTTGTCGTTGAAGTACCGGTTGTCGTAGTTGTAGCGCACGGGCAACCGGGAGATGATGCCCGCCGGCAGGTCCTTGGGGTCGGTCTGCCACTGCTTGCCCGTGTAGTGCTTAATGAATGCTTCGTAGAGCGGGCGCCCGATGAGCTGGATGCCCTTGTCGTTCAGGTTTTGCGGGTCCGTTCCTGCCAGTTCGCCGGCCTGCTCCTGGATCAGGTCCCTGGCCTCGCCGGGGGTGAGGTTGGCCCGGAAGAACTGGTTGATGGTGGCCAGGTTAATGGGCAGCGAATAAACCTCCCCCTTGTGGACGCCATAGACCTTGTGGACGTAGTCCGTGAAGGTGGTGAACCTGTTGACGTACTCCCACACCCGCTCGTTGGAGGTGTGGAAAAGGTGGGCGCCGTACCGGTGGATTTCAATCCCGGTCTGCTCTTCCTTTTCGCTGTACGCGTTTCCGCCGATGTGGTGGCGACGGTCGATGACGACGACCTTCAGGCCGAGCTCAGTGGCGGCCTGTTCTGCGATTGTCAGGCCAAAAAAGCCGGACCCTACGATGACGAGGTCAGCGGTCACAAAATCTCCTGGTTCGAATGCGGGCAGCGCAATCGTGCGCATTGTCTGCTGCTCTAGCCTACCCGAGGGACTGCACGGGCCGTCGAATCAGCCGCTCGCTGTGAGCCGGCACACAGGCCGCATCAGGCAGGCGCAACTACTCTTTTATCCACATAGAGCGTGAACTGCCTGCCCGGTACTGACGGCCGTGACTAGCGTGTGGGTAAATACGCGAAGGATCCCAACCATGACATTCAACTGCACGCTGGTTGGCGGCCCGGGATCACCGACGGTCGAGCCACCTGTGGAATTATCCATCGATGCGCCGCCTGGCACGTCCGGCTCCGTGATTCACCAGCAGTTGGTACGGAAGTTCGGCGCAGGCGCTGTCTCCGTGGACGGGGAAGATTTGTGTTCCCTGGTGCTCGGTGTTCCTCCGCTGGTGGAGGCGGCGATCTTTGTCGATGGCGGCACCGCGCCTCTAAGGCGGCGGCCGAAACGTCCGCCGGTCGGGGATCGTGCGGCTCCGCTGGCCCTCATGATTGACAGTGGCCCGGCAGCGGGAACGGTTGTCCGGCTCCAACGTGGCAGCTACAGCATTGGCCGCAGCGGCACGCGGATTGTCATTCCGGATCCGGAGCTTTCCCGCGAACACGCCCGGGTGATCGTTACGGAGACGGACATTATGTTGGTTGACCTGGACAGTGCCAACGGGTCTTACGTCAACGGGGAGCGGATCCGCAGCGCGGTCATCTCCACGGACTCCAACATCAGGTGCGGGCAGTCGAACTTGTCCCTCGTTTTTGCCGAACTGCCTGTACGGGTCCTGGCAGATGCAGGAAAGTCGGTGGCTGACCCCATCGTGGTGGCCGGCCGGGTCGAGGCCGGAAACCGTTCTGCGCTCCTCCTGGCCGCGGTTCTGCCGCTGGTAATCGGGGTGCTGCTGGCCATGCTCACAGGCATGTGGATGTTCCTCGTCTTTTCCCTGGGCTCCGCGTTCCCGGTCCTGGTTACTGCGCTCAGCGGGAGGCGGCAAAAGCAGAAATTGTCCGCTGCGGTGCACGCGGCTGCCGAGGAAGACAGAAAACGCCGACGGCGGTGCGCCCCTCCCCTGTCTCTCGTGGCGTTGGCAGCGGAGACAGGTAAGGAGACGGCCCGTGATTGTTCGGGTGCCGATGGCATCTGGCTGCGGGTGGGCCAGGCGGAACAGGCGCCGAACGTACGGGTAGAACCGGCTGGCGCAGCCCATGTGATTCCACCGTC
Encoded here:
- a CDS encoding ABC transporter ATP-binding protein, translating into MVKAIEVSDISKQFVLRHTRSIKEAVVWLLKGRKGDLSEKFHALKNVSVDIEAGETVALLGLNGSGKSTLLKHISGVMLPDTGTVKTRGRVAGLIEVGAGFHPDLSGRDNVFLNGAILGMTEQQINERFDDIVEFSEIGQFIDTEVKFYSSGMYLRLAFSVAVHTDPEVFLIDEILAVGDEPFQRKCIDKIQELAHEGKTLVVVSHDLDLVSRICDRGILMEHGNVKFDGPIHEAVSILRA
- a CDS encoding ABC transporter permease is translated as MSAIASGELTTPGLGGGLRDIRQSGFLLKLLVRKELKVRYRGSVLGLLWSYVKPGVQFIVFYVALGVFLGLERSARNPEGLSNYAVYLFSGIVLINFFTEALGNAARSIVNNGNLIKKIYLPRELFPVASVWVSAVHFFPQLVVLVIGCVLAGWHPNLVQLLAAVAGFVIVALLATGLGLLFGAANVYFRDSENLVDMLLMIATWASPVMYAWSMVQEKLGPGWFAVYQANPITIGVELFHYAFWFPTTDGSVAMPPNLFSLWLFVGLGVALAILLLGQFTFRRLEGRFAQEL
- a CDS encoding glycosyltransferase, producing MSVPTDNKTKKSVKTDTAKTQQAWQTLQRVILPSASQMDTVPLYMDMGTATGIQLPTAGDRDGKANKARTISSPTKEAHVEDFLSRHSTSVRSGERVSFGSYFNAFPASYWRRWTTVDKVRLQVRTQGAGSVIVYKSNARGSLQRVDTRRVEGTAESTFELSLAPFGDGGWYWFDLLAGTEPLIMLDAEWQGAAVETTPGSVTLQITTLNKTDFCLNNLRLLAESEEALAHVQEILIVDQGTQKLADAAGFDEVKRSLNGKLRIINQSNLGGSGGFARGMFEAVENGSDYALLMDDDVVVEPESIIRLLTFADRCKTPTLVGGHMFDLYNRTVLHTFGEVVNPYRFQPSLPSEDMILGHDFLSSNLRQTPWLHRRCDVDYNGWWMCLIPTQVIREIGLSLPLFIKWDDSEYGLRAKAAGYPTVSLPGSAVWHVSWIDKDDLVGWQAYFHARNRVVAALLHSPYEFGGRVIKESQYADVKHLVSMQYATAQGRQWALEDVLKGPDALPGLLSAKLPQIRSMMSAHSDAVFRPDPDDFPAPKMDKPPRRGHGPSQPRKLTLLPWAAKTVVRQLASPVKGTNAERPQTTVAHQDNRWWRMAQYDSAVVSNAEGTGASWYRRDPKQLRKMLAESAKLHSALLKEWPALSKKYKAAVSELTSMESWRKTFEQHTQNEIK
- the glf gene encoding UDP-galactopyranose mutase; translated protein: MTADLVIVGSGFFGLTIAEQAATELGLKVVVIDRRHHIGGNAYSEKEEQTGIEIHRYGAHLFHTSNERVWEYVNRFTTFTDYVHKVYGVHKGEVYSLPINLATINQFFRANLTPGEARDLIQEQAGELAGTDPQNLNDKGIQLIGRPLYEAFIKHYTGKQWQTDPKDLPAGIISRLPVRYNYDNRYFNDKYEGLPTNGYTAWIEKMAEHPHIEVRLNTDFFDESHEYSKNKVVGNIPVVYTGPVDRYFDYAEGDLSWRTIDFEEEVLEMGDFQGTSVVNYNDADVPYTRIIEPRHFHPERDYQTEKTVIMREFSRFAEKGDEPYYPVNTSADRERLLKYRDLAAAEKDVLFGGRLGTYKYLDMHMAIGSALSMFDNKIRPHFESGVQLESGGVDA